A genome region from Cytophagales bacterium includes the following:
- a CDS encoding threonylcarbamoyl-AMP synthase: MNKEIIKICGFLKQGKTILYPSDTVWGIGCDAENDHAVRRIYEIKKREDSKGLIVLVSGLAMLTTYVAKVPSKAVDLIENTQSPLTIIYPVEFHRVNSQARNLPENVTAKDGSLALRIVKDSFLMALINCHGRGIISTSANLSGNPEPKNFRKIDDRILNQVDYVVNWQQNRQSNMKPSKIIRIELDGKIEIIRE, encoded by the coding sequence ATGAATAAGGAAATAATAAAGATTTGCGGTTTTCTAAAGCAAGGCAAAACCATTCTTTATCCTTCTGATACGGTGTGGGGTATTGGCTGTGACGCGGAAAATGATCATGCTGTCAGGCGGATCTATGAGATCAAAAAGCGTGAAGATAGCAAGGGGTTGATAGTTTTAGTGTCAGGTTTAGCTATGCTGACTACCTATGTTGCTAAAGTTCCTTCAAAAGCTGTTGATCTTATAGAAAATACACAATCTCCATTGACAATTATTTACCCAGTGGAATTCCACAGGGTGAACTCCCAGGCAAGAAATTTACCTGAAAATGTGACTGCCAAAGACGGGAGCCTGGCTTTAAGGATAGTTAAAGATTCATTTTTAATGGCTTTAATAAATTGTCACGGGCGTGGGATTATTTCTACTTCAGCAAATTTAAGCGGTAATCCCGAACCGAAAAACTTCAGGAAAATAGATGACAGAATTTTGAATCAGGTTGATTATGTGGTAAATTGGCAACAAAACAGGCAAAGCAACATGAAACCGTCTAAAATTATTAGGATTGAATTGGATGGAAAAATTGAAATTATTAGGGAATGA
- a CDS encoding HD domain-containing protein produces MNCSKELKKNGIFQLISKCASDLNYDTYVVGGFVRDMLLKKNSKDIDIVCVGSGIKLAHNVANKLSLLNNLKNSKSLPAQGLRQAGQISSPKFNREVKVAVFKNFGTARISFNGLELEFVGARKESYQRNSRKPIVENGTLEDDQNRRDFTINALALSLDAKNYGNLHDPFDGLKDLEDKIIRTPLDPDITFSDDPLRMMRAIRFAAQLSFDIEPETFQAISKNKQRTEIVSQERVADELNKIILTTKPSYGFKLLFHCGLLEQLFPELIKLRGVETINNRSHKDNFYHTLQVLDNVAEKSDDLWLRWAALLHDIAKPLTKRFDEKVGWTFHGHDDRGAKMVPHIFRKLKLPLNEKMRFVQKLVRLHLRPIALVKDNISDSAIRRLLFETGDALEALMVLCRADITSKNDLKVKQFLNNFDKVEQKLCEVEKKDKLRNFQPPVRGEHIIEAFDLEPCKLIGDIKIAVREAILDGKINNDFHEAYDYMLKVGRGMGLERKKQTK; encoded by the coding sequence ATGAACTGTTCGAAAGAGTTAAAGAAAAATGGAATTTTCCAGCTTATATCCAAATGTGCTTCTGATCTCAATTATGACACCTATGTTGTAGGTGGATTTGTGAGAGATATGTTGTTGAAAAAAAACTCAAAAGATATTGATATCGTCTGTGTAGGAAGTGGCATTAAATTAGCTCATAATGTAGCAAATAAACTTTCCCTCCTCAATAATCTAAAAAATTCCAAATCCCTGCCTGCTCAAGGGCTTCGGCAAGCAGGCCAAATCTCAAGTCCGAAATTCAATAGGGAAGTCAAGGTTGCCGTTTTTAAGAATTTCGGCACTGCCAGGATAAGTTTTAATGGACTTGAATTAGAATTTGTAGGCGCCAGAAAGGAATCATATCAACGTAATTCCCGTAAGCCCATCGTTGAAAACGGCACGTTAGAAGATGACCAGAACAGACGGGATTTTACCATTAACGCTTTGGCATTAAGCCTGGATGCTAAAAATTATGGGAACTTACACGACCCTTTTGACGGACTTAAAGACCTTGAAGATAAAATAATACGAACGCCATTAGACCCCGATATTACCTTTTCTGATGATCCTTTAAGAATGATGCGGGCTATCCGGTTTGCCGCTCAACTGAGTTTTGATATTGAACCGGAAACATTTCAAGCGATCAGTAAAAATAAACAACGCACAGAGATTGTTTCACAAGAACGCGTTGCAGATGAGTTGAACAAGATCATTCTTACTACCAAACCATCTTATGGATTTAAATTATTATTTCATTGCGGGTTATTAGAGCAACTATTCCCTGAATTGATTAAGCTTCGCGGGGTTGAAACCATCAACAACAGGTCTCATAAAGATAATTTTTATCATACATTACAAGTGCTTGATAATGTTGCTGAAAAATCTGATGATCTCTGGTTAAGATGGGCTGCGCTGCTTCATGATATTGCAAAACCTCTGACTAAACGCTTTGATGAAAAGGTTGGATGGACTTTCCATGGTCATGATGATAGGGGCGCTAAAATGGTACCCCATATCTTCAGAAAGCTGAAGCTGCCGCTCAACGAAAAGATGCGTTTCGTACAAAAACTGGTACGCTTACACCTCAGGCCCATTGCATTAGTTAAAGATAATATTAGCGATTCTGCAATCAGGCGTTTGCTATTTGAAACAGGAGATGCGCTTGAAGCTTTGATGGTATTGTGCAGGGCAGATATTACATCCAAAAATGATCTCAAAGTAAAACAATTTCTTAATAATTTTGACAAGGTTGAGCAGAAACTGTGCGAAGTAGAAAAAAAGGATAAGCTCAGAAACTTTCAGCCTCCGGTGAGAGGTGAGCATATCATAGAAGCTTTTGACCTTGAACCATGCAAACTAATAGGTGATATAAAGATTGCGGTGCGGGAGGCTATTTTGGATGGAAAAATTAATAATGATTTTCACGAAGCTTATGATTATATGCTGAAAGTGGGCAGGGGAATGGGGTTGGAGCGTAAGAAGCAAACGAAGTAG
- a CDS encoding mannosyltransferase yields MKLIRQYWQQNPLLLIVSAALFFRLLAVVFSQGYGMHDDHFLVIEASQSWVDGEDYNNWLPWNQQDPKPEGHSFFYVGLHYLFFSLLEYTGIFDPGIKMYIIRFLHALFSLIVVITGFRITEKLYNRDTAKQVGLFLALLWFMPFLSVRNLVEIVCIPFLMLGIWIIITSEKWKNMILQYFLAGLIMGLAFSVRFQTLIFIGGVGLAMLIQQKWKGAVFFGLGALLSIVIIQGVTDYVIWGYPFAELAEYITYNFTHKYSYIIGPWYLYILLICGILIPPLSIFLFFGFLRTWKKHLLLFLPAFLFLVFHSYFPNKQERFIFPVIPFIVILGFIGWNEFVKGAKFWQARKKILTWCMTFFWVINLLVLPFISTAYSKRSRVESMVYLSRYGNIRHILLEDTNHNSIKMLPKFYLRKWEVGFYELTKSNPLPNWQEYFRNVNKTEYPKFALFFEETNLKQRIEAVQSIFPVLQYKTTIEPGFIDKVIYWLNPVNKSQTIYIYKIGSSTDG; encoded by the coding sequence ATGAAATTAATCAGGCAATACTGGCAACAAAACCCTTTACTATTAATTGTATCTGCGGCACTATTTTTCAGGCTGCTGGCTGTTGTATTTTCTCAGGGCTATGGAATGCATGATGATCATTTCCTGGTCATTGAAGCGTCACAGTCATGGGTTGACGGGGAGGATTATAATAACTGGCTGCCATGGAACCAGCAAGACCCGAAACCGGAAGGGCATAGCTTTTTTTATGTCGGCCTGCACTATTTGTTCTTTTCGCTGCTGGAATACACAGGAATATTTGACCCGGGAATTAAAATGTATATCATAAGGTTTTTACACGCATTGTTTTCATTGATTGTAGTTATTACCGGGTTTCGTATAACTGAAAAACTATACAATCGGGATACCGCCAAACAAGTAGGCTTGTTTTTGGCGTTACTCTGGTTTATGCCTTTTTTAAGTGTTCGTAACCTGGTTGAGATCGTGTGTATCCCGTTCCTGATGTTGGGTATATGGATAATAATTACTTCTGAGAAATGGAAAAATATGATTTTGCAATATTTTTTAGCAGGCCTCATAATGGGCTTAGCCTTTTCAGTGAGGTTTCAAACCTTAATATTTATCGGTGGAGTAGGGTTAGCAATGTTGATACAACAAAAATGGAAAGGCGCTGTTTTCTTCGGGTTAGGCGCTTTATTATCAATCGTAATTATTCAAGGTGTTACAGATTATGTAATATGGGGCTATCCTTTTGCTGAGCTTGCCGAGTATATCACCTACAACTTTACGCACAAATACAGCTATATCATCGGACCTTGGTATCTTTATATTTTGTTGATCTGTGGAATATTGATTCCGCCCTTGAGTATTTTCTTATTTTTTGGTTTTTTGCGTACATGGAAAAAACATCTGCTATTATTCCTGCCTGCATTTTTGTTTCTTGTTTTTCATTCCTATTTTCCTAATAAACAGGAAAGGTTTATTTTTCCTGTAATTCCCTTTATTGTGATCCTTGGATTTATTGGCTGGAATGAATTTGTGAAGGGAGCAAAATTCTGGCAGGCAAGGAAAAAAATATTAACCTGGTGTATGACATTTTTCTGGGTAATCAACCTGTTAGTACTACCCTTTATTTCAACAGCATATTCCAAAAGATCGAGAGTAGAATCTATGGTTTATCTATCCCGATACGGCAACATCAGGCACATACTGCTGGAAGACACCAACCATAACAGTATAAAAATGCTGCCTAAGTTTTATCTTCGGAAGTGGGAAGTCGGTTTTTATGAATTAACCAAAAGTAATCCCCTCCCCAATTGGCAGGAGTATTTTAGAAATGTTAACAAAACCGAATATCCCAAATTCGCACTATTCTTTGAAGAGACAAACCTTAAACAACGTATTGAAGCGGTTCAATCTATTTTCCCTGTTCTACAATACAAAACAACCATAGAGCCCGGCTTTATAGACAAGGTTATATATTGGCTTAACCCGGTAAATAAAAGTCAGACGATCTATATTTACAAGATTGGAAGTAGTACGGACGGGTAA